A window from Cydia pomonella isolate Wapato2018A chromosome 8, ilCydPomo1, whole genome shotgun sequence encodes these proteins:
- the LOC133520813 gene encoding oxamate amidohydrolase proenzyme-like, with amino-acid sequence MLADFLRCKHKFRFDFYNNITQISQKNPVFINISSTEINYIMERSFMAPQGMVVTPHHLATQSAVAILREGGTAMEAMVAAAATIAVVYPHMNSIGGDGFWLIVPPHSDPVVIEACGAAGSLANVDFLAGEKTIPFRGIKAALTVPGTIGGWQEALNYVRECGYQNMSVSRLLADAIRYAEDGFPVSVSLHHALIKAKDFEDNTETFKEIFLPNGIILKEGEKLYQKKLAGTLTKLSEQGLNSFYRGIVADLIAEDMAALNMAITRDDLVNYSAVRKTPLRMPHKKGDLYNLPPPTQGTVSLAILGMIDKLNVDGTDEGKFIHTTVEATKQAFKLRDQYLTDPNYMNVSNPQSLLSDKILENMVKNINPDIASSAGSGKVPGDTIWMGVMDNRGFSVSFIQSIYHQFGSGIVLPQTGITLHNRGTAFVLNQDHLRSLKPGKKPYHTLNPAAAKLHDGRVMIYGTRGGDGQPQTQAAIFHRYVVQGLGLQKSVSSPRWVYGRTVGDMHDRLLLEDRFSKATVEYLRKRGHEVVLLPSFSEDVGQAGALVRHSNGMLEGAGDPRSDGNAAGF; translated from the coding sequence AAATCAATTACATCATGGAGAGAAGTTTCATGGCACCTCAAGGTATGGTGGTAACGCCCCACCACCTCGCCACCCAGAGTGCCGTCGCCATCCTCAGAGAAGGCGGTACAGCTATGGAAGCAATGGTGGCTGCTGCTGCGACCATCGCCGTGGTCTATCCACACATGAACAGTATCGGAGGAGATGGCTTCTGGCTGATAGTACCACCACACAGCGACCCAGTGGTTATTGAAGCTTGTGGAGCAGCTGGCAGCTTGGCTAATGTAGACTTCTTAGCAGGAGAAAAGACCATACCCTTTAGAGGCATCAAAGCAGCTTTGACCGTCCCAGGAACTATAGGAGGCTGGCAAGAAGCTTTAAATTACGTGCGAGAATGTGGATACCAAAACATGTCAGTATCTCGACTTTTAGCTGATGCTATAAGGTACGCAGAAGATGGATTTCCTGTCTCTGTATCTCTGCATCATGCTTTGATAAAAGCAAAGGACTTTGAAGACAACACGGAGACGTTTAAGGAAATATTTCTACCTAATGGTATAATACTGAAGGAAGGTGAAAAATTGTATCAGAAAAAACTTGCGGGTACTTTGACAAAGTTATCTGAGCAAGGATTGAACAGTTTTTACCGTGGGATAGTGGCAGATTTAATAGCAGAAGACATGGCGGCTTTAAACATGGCTATAACAAGAGATGATCTTGTAAATTATTCTGCTGTTAGAAAGACTCCATTACGAATGCCACATAAGAAAGGTGACTTGTATAATCTTCCTCCCCCAACTCAGGGTACTGTATCTCTGGCCATATTAGGAATGATAGACAAATTAAATGTTGATGGTACAGACGAAGGAAAGTTTATACATACAACAGTTGAAGCCACCAAACAAGCTTTCAAACTAAGAGACCAATATTTAACCGATCCGAATTATATGAATGTTTCAAATCCGCAAAGTTTGCTGTCCGACAAAATTCTTGAAAATATGGTAAAGAACATTAACCCAGATATTGCATCCTCTGCTGGATCTGGAAAAGTTCCTGGAGATACAATCTGGATGGGCGTAATGGACAACAGAGGTTTCTCAGTTTCATTTATCCAAAGTATCTATCATCAGTTTGGTAGTGGCATAGTTTTGCCCCAAACTGGTATCACTTTGCATAATCGCGGCACGGCCTTCGTCTTAAATCAAGATCACTTAAGATCTTTAAAACCTGGTAAGAAGCCGTACCATACTTTAAACCCTGCCGCAGCTAAGCTTCATGATGGAAGAGTGATGATTTATGGAACTCGTGGAGGCGACGGCCAACCTCAAACCCAAGCAGCTATCTTTCATAGATACGTTGTTCAAGGTCTTGGCCTGCAGAAATCTGTGTCAAGTCCTCGTTGGGTTTACGGCAGAACAGTTGGGGATATGCACGACCGATTGCTTCTGGAAGATAGATTCAGCAAGGCTACTGTGGAGTACTTGCGGAAAAGAGGTCATGAGGTTGTTCTTTTGCCGTCGTTTAGTGAGGATGTGGGACAAGCTGGAGCGCTAGTGAGGCACTCTAATGGAATGTTGGAGGGAGCCGGAGATCCAAGATCTGATGGTAATGCCGCTGGTTTTTAA